From a single Portunus trituberculatus isolate SZX2019 chromosome 15, ASM1759143v1, whole genome shotgun sequence genomic region:
- the LOC123504211 gene encoding V-type proton ATPase subunit e 2-like: protein MGASAIPIILMTLFWGLVGIVLPIILPKGPNRSLMQCVLITTAVSCWLFWLCCYMHQMNPLIGPALHNTTLIFLQHQ from the exons ATGGGTGCCTCTGCAATTCCGATCATCTTGATGACCCTTTTTTGGGGTCTCGTGGGTATTGTACTTCCCATAATACTGCCCAAGGGTCCAAATAGAAG TTTGATGCAGTGTGTTCTCATCACGACAGCTGTATCGTGTTGGCTTTT TTGGCTCTGCTGCTATATGCACCAAATGAACCCCTTAATTGGACCAGCtctccacaacaccacactcatATTCTTACAGCACCAGTG A